One Cyanobacterium stanieri LEGE 03274 genomic window carries:
- a CDS encoding EI24 domain-containing protein: MFRNIFTGFGFINGLLYPINALQLIIKHKSLWQYLVIPIIINIVIGVGVYLLLLQPSLLFFDILEGDLRAIATDYLNQLPDTFAFLLPITSILTGIIRIVLTTVLFIIIGFIIVQFGSILGSPWYGKLSEEIEIIKLGNLELVEMNIFQDILRALLFELKKLLLIALVAIPLFFLNFIPAFGNLISGIGGLTLTILIICLDFFDAPLERRRLKFRHKIQFVFARFPNSAGFGLISLGLISIPLLNLIVVPLCVSGGTLLFCDYRLRQRQRG; this comes from the coding sequence ATGTTTAGAAATATTTTCACTGGTTTTGGATTTATTAATGGGCTTTTATATCCTATTAATGCTTTACAATTAATTATTAAACATAAAAGTTTGTGGCAATATTTAGTAATTCCTATCATTATTAATATTGTTATTGGGGTAGGAGTTTATTTACTTTTATTGCAACCTAGTTTATTATTCTTTGATATTTTAGAAGGGGATTTAAGGGCGATCGCCACTGATTACCTCAATCAATTACCTGATACTTTTGCATTTTTATTACCCATAACATCAATATTAACAGGGATAATTAGAATAGTATTAACCACAGTTTTATTTATCATAATTGGTTTTATTATCGTTCAATTTGGCAGTATTTTAGGTTCTCCTTGGTATGGTAAATTATCAGAAGAAATCGAAATCATAAAACTAGGAAATCTTGAATTAGTCGAAATGAATATTTTTCAAGATATACTAAGAGCCTTACTATTTGAACTAAAAAAACTACTGCTTATTGCCTTAGTAGCAATTCCCCTATTTTTCCTTAACTTTATCCCTGCCTTTGGTAATCTCATCTCAGGAATCGGAGGATTAACACTCACCATCTTAATAATTTGCTTAGATTTTTTTGATGCCCCCCTCGAAAGAAGAAGACTGAAATTCAGACACAAAATACAATTCGTTTTTGCCAGATTTCCTAACAGCGCAGGATTTGGACTAATTTCCTTAGGTTTAATTAGTATCCCCCTACTAAATTTAATTGTAGTTCCCCTCTGTGTCTCAGGAGGTACATTATTATTCTGTGATTATCGTCTCCGACAAAGGCAAAGGGGCTAA